aaaggaaatcaattatgtaattactattattattagaaaaataacaaacaaaaataaacccaaaatgttgacaaaaatataatctaacgaatttcaaaaaaaaacaaaacgaaattctccacacaaccaaagaaaatactaaaacttgtaatactgaaaaaaacggaaaaacgcatctggggatgaaattaaacaaaccaagccacactcaaaggaaatatgtatatataaactaaacaaaataatggacaaaaacaacaatttaatgactgttaaaatggtattaatataacagcttcaccaaaagagaatagagcttagatcgggcccaaaaaatccgacccgacccagcccgagcctgaGCGACTCAACCCGAACCATAACCATCTGTTTTCGGgctgagcgaaatataatcagaattatgttaattaacactgtaacatagaagcatagaactattatttaattaacatgattttaagaacagctacacacagtgctgcaagtcaaatgcggaggccttcacgtgcgcccagagctacgtgattacatttttcatttttattatagtttaattttattttgttttacttttttctgttcagtaagttttaatttgtttttagggtgggcttgctatttttttattattcacacatctcatcagagagatcaatctaataaacatgagagagaaagagagagagagagagagagaaagagagatttctggtaagagttactcacaggtaaatgttctcacatactgtatctcctgtttctctttcatctgcctggcgctcatattgtaatcccatacatattTCTGcactttcagtgttttctgtcgcattttgcggctagcgcgagcgctttacacaataACTAACGCCATGGACCACgaagtgccgcgcgctcggcacaacaccgcccgctgtacaactccgctgtacaacagcgcttataaataaattaaacacgaaaatgagggtaggcctattctatcagtaatttcagttcgttttagttagttttatgaacacaaaatacagttcgaggtagttttttccttttaattacagtttttattagattcagttaacacaaatgttttttcactctcAGTTTTCggtatttcgttcgctttagtgaacaattaataattggttacttagtaacattgtgattatcacaccagagctttatttaaaataaaaataggagcccgatttcgggtcggtcctcgggtcaggtcgggttctggcagagaatttaaactctaaaagagaaagcagcagcaccacaaaaaccggagcagctaaaaagagcttaacgtccctaaatcggaacttggcctgtccacagcaatcactgaattgattagagcacgcaaatcgtcacaattgtgcctcacttcaccacgccaaaccacaggcacagcggccagaagcttaAGTTCACCGGAaaaaggaggggttaaccagggcaaagcgaagttaaaacaaaaaaaagcggctaaagtaacgtgcagtaacggggtgtcggaaatagtaacggcgttatagttacagtcagagtaattagttagattactcgttactgaaaaaagtaaaggcgttagtaacgccgttagttttaacgccgttactcccaacactgttcatataaaagtgataaaacaaacatgaaatatattggctCTATATGCATTCAAAAGTTCAAATAAGTTATCCTTCAAACAGGGGTAAGAAGCACTGTTATTGTAATTTAGAAACAGCAGGCTGTTTAAATAATGCCTGCTAAAATCAGAGTAAGTAATCCAGACAAGACAGCAttgtataaaaacatatttattaataaagacaGTATATATTCATTACACTTTTATTCTTCTTGTAATACTTCTGGTTCTGCCAAGCGGACTACATTTGCCTAACTACGCTAGTGGCTTGAGCATGagatataaaaacacacaaacacacacatgcacactatcAAACATTCAAATACAACATGCTTCATATTAAGTCGGCCTTATCTCTCTTGCTGTCTGGTTTGTGCTGGTTCTGACTGGATTGTCCTTTCAGTATTGTCTAAATCCTCTCACACAGACCAACAGCAAGAACACGAAGACCGCCTGTGTCCACATTTATTAAAGCGACAGTTAAAAGACAAATCAGATTTATACAAATCCACCCCTTTACCATAAACATAACCTATCTGCAAATCCTTTGCTTGCTTCTTTAGCGGCACTGATTTtttaaggctaatgtagctaacaagtggTGGAAGTGCATGTAGCCCATTAGCAAGGTGCTAATTAAATTATCACACATTCGCCTCAGGGCTTGTTTGTAAGGTAATCACTATTAGATTTACTAAAgtaattttaaaaatacataagaGTTCGAAACACACACAGAATGTGCACAATGCTAACTGGTGTACATAGGCTTTCAGTACTGGTTAGCCATATTAGCCTgttagctccagtgcaaaactaaagaagtaAACTTAAACAGACACTAAACATGTTAACACTAATGGACTACATTTAGAGTAAAGGTGAGTACTGTGTCAATTAGACTGACATGTGAAATCTAAAAGTAGACTGttcaaaaataataagaagaaaacaaaattgtgaaagttatttaaaatatacttaaatgttaTACGCTACATGTTAGAATAATGTGGTCAGTTAcaattatacatatatagatagTTTCTGCATATTAACTTTAACAGTGAGGAATCTCATTTTAATGGGCTTCTTTGTATTAGCTTATTTGGTCTAATTGTATTCTTTCTTACATTATAATGCAATTCTGTAGTGGAAACTGTGTAAAGCAACACTGAGGAAAGATTGTCCCTAATCCTCAGGCTATGGCTCAGAACTTCAGCAAGAAATAATGACCAAATGTCATAGCCTACAACCAGTGTTTCTCCATCCTGGTCCTAGAGacaccctgccctgcacattttaggtGATTTCATGCTTTATCACACCCCCTGACACTCTGGAAGGACGTAAAAATGGAcagattagttgaatcaggtgtgttgggtgcaggaaaaacactaaaatgtgcatagcagggtgcctccaggaccagaATTGAGAAACACCTGGACTACAACTATCCACTGAGAAATTGCACTATAGCTAAAGAACtaaataattaactaaaaaaaattaaaaaactcaaactaaaaaaaaaatggttggtTCTAACTAGTTGTATTTGCTTCATGGATTTAACTAGTTGGTGTATTTAGATGGTTTTGATTAGGCGGGTTTAACTAACTGGAATAAGCTACATGGGTTTAGCAATTTGAGCATTTTAGCTAAAAGGGTTTTGCTAATGGTGTTTTAACTAGTTTGATTAAGTTGCTACTAGAATTCTATGCTTGCTGTTTTTGGACCTAACTCATAAGCCAGATCCAACTATTGTGGGATTGTTGGTTTTGACATATCAATGGAACATCTACTAGAATGCTGATGTGTTCCCCCATGTGCACTAGTCCACACAGGTCCCTAACTTATTTTGTGCAGATctgcttttattttaagtttttattgcaCACTGTGGGTCAGTGGGAACAACATGTTTGCTGGTAAATTgggtttattttctagtttataaTAATTTGCTCCATCTGGGACTTGGTAAAATGGTCCCAGATTAAAATGTATCAATATTACAACCACCCAGAAAAAAGCTTTAGTGAGGGCTGAATGGTTATAAGAGTTAGTTTAAGGTTTACAGAAGCTGCTCTTGAAATGATGTGCTGGTGGTTGAGTACCCTGAGTTGGTTATGGATTTAGATTTGTGGGTGTTGGTTCTCTGTAAAGGGTTTATTAGGGCTCTGATTTGTTCTTCGAATGATCAGCATGAGCCAGACTCTCGCcggcctcctcttcctcctcaggaACCTGGAGAACAACCATACAGTTTAGACATGGAtgtaaagcagcaaaaaaaatatatatatatgaacactaACAGCGCCCCCCTGCATCAGCCAAGACTGCTCCTTAAAGTTTCTTTACTAAATGAATGCCTAAATTATAACAAACCAAGTGGAATTGTTAAGTGTCTCCATGTCTCCCCCTGCTGGGACGTTTCAGGTAAGACTTCAGACTCCCAGCTCTAGCTCTTTTTGAGCTCACAGCCTATCTGGAACCTAATTTTGATGCAATTTTTTACCTGCTTGCCTGTGTTTATATCCCTGCTTGtatgaatttaattaaattgagTGCTGAATTGCCCCTAATGCAGTGGTTCACAGAATGCAACTTGTCACACCTCATACATcacattaagtatttttttttctgccagaTTCATTAATTCTGCAGCTAAAGGCTTACCTCCCAATAGATAGAGTCGTCAAAGCAGTTCTGGTCAGGTGGCTGCCCCCAGAATGGAAGCTTCAATATGAGACCTTATGGAACAAACAGGATTCTTATTACTGAAGCGACCAAACAAAAATACTCACTTAAAAAGGGATTGGAATATTTCAGAactatttgtcagcaaaaaaagAACCTTTAATATATAATGTTTGACAAATACTATCCATAAAATATATCTAGTCACTCACCAGTGATTGCACCTCCAACCAGGGCAAAACCAATTGATGAGGCCAAAGCTGCAGCCTGAGTGCCtggaaacacactgatagaaaAATACAATATCAGTGCATCATGAAATATCAGGTAGAGAAGCATTACATTCTTATGAATATAACGTTTTTACAAAAGCCCCAGAATATTTTGTCACATTCTGCTCTAAATGGTCCTTATCTCGAGTGTGCACGACTAGCAAAAATGTTTAGCTGATATTATCATCTTTCTATTGtgtgaaatttgtgtttttcaaTTATGTCACTTAAAGTTCTTTAAAGTTTTTACACTTGCTGTTCTACATCATGATTAatttaacattataataataacattttataatagCTACCACAAAAGATAatgtgaaaaagaaaacaaaagaagatTATGGCTTAatttattaaacatataaatTCTTATAGTCTAAACTTAAATGCTgtgataatgataaaatatttttaaatgatagaACTGATGGGTTAGTTTGAAACGCCAACTAATGGATTCTTAAACGGACCATTTGGCAGTTAATagcatttacttttttatgtatcATGAATAGTTGTCAGTGCATAGTTTAGACTATGCTGAATAACAATTATTAAAAGGGCCTGTGAGGCAGTGTTTGAACAGTGTTGTGCCTGCACTGTTAAAGCTGCAAAACACATAAATATAGAAATGATCCCTAGCGCAAGAGGTTTATGTCCAAGACACTGCTACCTTGCGTGTGTATTGTCCTCTATTTAGTTACACTTTCTTTCAGGCTTATTCATTTTGTCtttacatatgtgtgtgtataaatgtgttgttGTATGGtcttacttttctttctttcccagTAGAGCGGCTAAAATTCCAGCCAAGCCACCTAGAATGCCGGGCATGCCATGCAGGTTATGCACTCCACAAGTGTCCTGAATTCCCAGGCTGGATGCAAGGATGGGCTACAGAGAACACAAGGGAAAGAGGTGATAATATCAATTTACTGCCCAAAAACGTTTAATTTACCAAGCAAAACTGACTGACAGGCTGGGTATTTAGTACTGCAATAGTCCTTAAACTAACATTCAGTCCAATAGACCTGTTCGGCGCACACTACCTTAGAACAGAGAATCATGTTACAACAGCACAGGATCAGCTAAACAGATGGCTGGCACAGGCCATGTAACATAGCTGGGGATCCATTGCTTTCCTCTTTGCATGATGGCTACTCAGAGGGTCCCCCATGGCTAGGTGGGTTCTAGGTGGGCATGAGTGGACTCAgagtgggtttgtacatgtaTTTTTACTGGGAAACAGTTGGGATTTCCAAATGGACCAATCATTGCAGACTATCTAATTCTCATGTAGTGTACAACCAAGATGTACTGACCCTGATGGggcccatcactgacatccatatgtgggATCAACATGGAACCTATTAACAAAACTTGGTTCCCAGGTGGGCTACACATACAAACCCCACATTACCATCTATCTGTGAAATACTAATATTTGAATAAAGGCAAATTAACATTAATATAGTAAATTATGATTTGTGGTGTGTGATCTACTGGGGGATAGCCATTATTTCCAGTTCATATCCAGCACCTACCAACtactttatttcctttatttgcTTCTAGTGGAACTAAAAACTGGAACTAAAGTCAACAACCAAATCTATGATTTTGTTATGTGATTGTGTAGACTGTgttttaatatgtatgtatagcTGGATGTACATACAGAGAGGAATTTGAAGCCGAGAGTGGAGATAATTCCAGCACAGACTCCGATCACCATGGCTCCGAAAGGACCAATGGCCATATCAGCACAAGTTCCAACAGCAACTCCACCGGCCAGTGTAGCGTTCTGGATGTGGACCTGCAAGACAAAAACATGGACGTTTTTAAGAAACATaggatttaatattattataaacatattttCTCTCCATATAGAAATGTGAACATTTAAAAGCTTAATTgcaaaaacaggctgtttttcaGCCTTCCACAGTTTAGCTCTGctaactgaaactgaagttcTTAATCAGAGTTAATTTCTCTTATATCAGTAAAATCACATAAAACCACACAAATGTGGACCTTAAGACATACATTGTAGGATATGGAGTTTTTAGACGTTCTAAATCGTTTTTGAATATCCTTGTAGATATTTAATCcaactttatttttttcaatgttctGTAAATTAAATTTTCTCTCACCATGTCCAGTTTTCCCTTTCCTTCCACCAGGCTGGAGGTGGCATAGGCAGCCAGTGTGCACGCAGCCAGAGAGAAGTAGGTGTTAACAATGGCCCTGAGCTGTGCAGCTCCGGGTTCAGCGATGGCAGAGTTAAAGCTGGGCCAGAACATCCACAGATACACAGTACCTACAGACACACAATTAACAGTCAAAAAAGGCAAACAGGAAGTaattagacaacatatttaaaatatgaaattaaaaaatGCATGTATTTTACCACATCCTAATTAACTGTATTGCATTTTATGTATGCAAACTCATGTTCAGAGAGTTGTTTGCTTTTTTCACTGAACTTTGTAACAAATCATTTTGCATTTTCACATTGCTAACAACTAAACATTCCTCCAAACTGCCAGCCACCTCCACTGTTTGGTAGCATTACTGTTACTGGTTATTATTAATGATGGTCTTGCGTACTGTACTGCAGCTGTAAATGAAATGTACCTGATCAGTTACTGTCAGTGTGTAACTGCTGTATGTAATTCCTGGTAGAGTTTTTGCACATACCAATCATTGCAAACAGATCAGAGTGGTAGACAGAGCCTTCATTATCGTGGCCGTTACGCAGACCAGGACGGTAAAGCACGCGAGCCACAGCAAGCCCAAAGTATGCTCCAAAAGCGTGGATGGTCATGGAGGCACCAATATCAGAGGCCTgttaacagaaaaaaattatttgtataATATTGAAATTATTGAGTAAGTactcattttcacattttcacatttttttttactccccAGTATATTATTTTTACAATTAGAAATCCAGGTATTTACTCTACTTAATGCGTTGTGAATATAAAAGATATAGTGATGATCGTAGAGGGAGAAAGCCTAAAACATCTTGGCTAAATGAATTGAGATCTGCATCATCCACCATGACTTACATACACTCATCTTTGACTTCAGTGTCATGATAATGTTGAGCTGTTTGTTTTGGTCGATCACTCTTAACGCCCTGTTAGTGATCACGATTGATTAAAGCTGGgttgcatattttttattttaatgatttatttcaaATTCATGTTTTATCCCCGATTTAGCTAGGCCGACTCTCCCATCCATTCAGCTGTTAGTCAGATGTATATCCAACATCACAAGTGATGCtataacaccaggagggtgaagactagcacatcccTCCTCCACAACATGTGGTCagcctccgcctcttttccagctgctcctgatgcagcattgctgagcagcatcacagcactctCAGAGcctagcgatctcctgatcatagtggcagtttTTAGTCCGCTAGACCACTCAGCTTCCTGTGATTGCAAATCTAAGAAGAATTGTCAATGATTTTTATGTCAGTATTGTGTCTTCAAGCTGCTTCTTAATAAACTACCCAAATTCTCACCGTCAGCTCAGAGAAACTTGGTTTAAAAGGTCAGAAATTACTCAAAGTCAGTGAGACACAGGCCTGCAATAAATTGCAAGGGACTGGATCAGCAGTGTCACTGTCTACAGTGAAGGACAACATATTTAATATGTAACATGGCTAAAATGTGGACACAGCTGGGTGTTCCAATAGAACATTGACCCAAAATATACATCAAAGCATTTTTGTTGTCATGCTTTGTGTCTGTTTATGGTGAAAGCAGGCGGGCCAGACTTTTATATATTTACCTGTGTTTAATTTAACCACAGGATACATTCTTTTCAGTTTCCATGTTTGTTGTTTTGACCAGGTCAATCTGAAGCCATAAACTCATCCATACTAACCATAAAGTTTCACAAAAAGGCGGTAAAACAAGCAgtattcaatttttattttattatttgtatcatGCTATATCATGATATACTTGGGTAATAATTTATGTCTAACCCCacgtaataataatatatgttgtCCACATTCTAATCTAACCTATTCATACATATGTAGATCTGGTGATTTTGTGGAGAATTGTCAAGCTTTGAGTTCTGAGGTCTGAAATTGTTCCAGTAAGTTAGTGATTAAAACTAGGAATGAATAAATCCACAATGCATACCCCCAGCATTGTGACAGCCAGGTGCTCATTGATGCAGAAGGTGGTGATCTCCAGCAGGGTCATGATGAGCAGCTGCACTGGACTGGTCTTCCCCAGTACGGCACCAAACGAGATCAGCACTGTGGCTGTGCTGAAATCTGCGTTGATCATGCTGTGTAGAGAGGAGCGCAGGTTCCAGTTAGCTACTGTATATTATAAGCTCTCTTACAGACCCAAGGCAACTACTAGAACCAATGTCCTTGAATGAATGGTTCTGTGCATTTTTAAAGgacattggtaaaaaaaaagcatttagcaGAATCTTCATAGTACCTTTTTTAAAGGTTACATATAGCATCAAAAACGGTGTAAATTGTGTAACACTTCCTATTAAACctgtaataataatgcattatgaattcataataatttataaaaatgcCATAAATTTTCTTATAGTGACATCCATAACATGTAtgtgtggtaacactttctatgaatgtcatctttattagactctatatctatattcataatatattataatgcattcataaggcattataaacatggctataaatatttataaaaatgcataacccactatagccatgtttattaagcattatgatcataatacattataagctatgcttatgatatacgtgttaaaatagtatatatctatcgttaaaaatctagtcccacaatgaatcTTAAGACCTCGGCTGTTCTTGCAGACCTTTCCGCATCTGCAATTAACGATAAGCAAGTGCAGATGCGGAAAGGTCTGCAAGAACAGTCGAGGTCTTAAGATTCACCAAACCCGGATGAGATGTTTGGAGGAAGAGCAAGCGCCACAACGCACAGGTACTCAACCTGATGAGACGCAGGAGGAGCCAGGCCCGGAGATACCCCACAGAGCCAGGAACCTCCAAGTGCCGCAACCAATTCCTCGAGACAGACTTCCGGAGACCGGAGTACAGACTTCTGGAGACCTTCCGGAGAGGATTCAAATCAAATGGCCACAGGCCTGCAAGACAGCAGTCTGGCAGCAGTTTGATGAGGATGCCAACTCTGTCTTAGATGCAACGGCAAAGGGTGATGCGGACCGAAGGCTGCAGACGATGACGACAATCATCGTCAGGCTAGCTGTGGAAAGGTTCGGAGTAGTGGAGAAGAGGATAGGAGGAGCACCCTTCACCATGAACCAGAGAGCAGCAAAAATCCACCGGATCCGGCAGGAGCTCAAGTCTCTCAAACTGCAGTTCAAGGAGGCAAGTGAGGAGCAACGCCCTCCCTTGGTAGAGCTGCGAACCATTCTGAGAAAGAAGCTGCTGACCCTCCGCAGAGCTGAATGGCACAGACGGAGGCGGAAAGAAAGGACCAGGAAGCGAGCATCCTTTATAGCCAACCCCTTCGGCTTCACTAAGCAACTCTTGGGACAGAGGCGTGGTGGGAGATTGGCCTGCTCCAAGGAAGAGATCGATCGGCACATCCAGACCACCTACAGCGACCCTGCCAGGCAGCAGGACTTAGGCCAGTGCAACACCCTGATACAACCACCTCCGCCCACCAAGGAGTTTGATGGCAGGGAACCACTCCTGAAAGAGGTGCAGGATGTTGTGAAGAAGGCACGATCTAGTTCAGCTCCCGGTCCAAGTGGAGTGCCCTACAAGGTCTACAAAAACTGTCCCCTGTTACTGGAAAGGTTGTGGAAGATCTTGAAAGTTATCTGGAGAAGAGGAAAAGTGGCGCGGCAGTGGCGATTTGCTGAAGGAGTCTGGATCCCAAAGGAGGAAGTTTCCAAGAACATAGACCAGTTCAGGATTATTTCCTTGCTGAGTGTCGAAGGGAAGATTTTCTTCAGCATATTAGCAAGGCGGCTGACCGACTTTCTCTCTAGCAACCACTACATTGACACTTCAGTACAGAAGGGCGGCATACCTGGAGTACCGGGGTGCCTGGAGCATACAGGAGTGGTGACCCAGCTCATTAGAGAAGCCAGGGAGAACAAGGGAGACCTGGCAGTGCTTTGGCTAGACTTGGCTAATGCCTACGGCTCCATCCCACACAAGCTGGTCCAAACAACCCTGGAGAGGCACCATGTGCCGGGCCAAGTGGCTGAACTCATCATGAACTACTATGACCAGTTCAGCATGAGAGTATCAACAGGGTCCATAACATCAGAGTGGCACAGAGTGTAGGTTGGGATCATCACAGGCTGCACCATCTCCGTGATTCTTTTTGTGTTGGCAATGAATATGCTTGTGAAGTCTGCCGAAACTCAATGTCGGGGCCCAAAGACCATGACAGGAGTGCGTCAACCACCAGTCAGGGCATTCATGGACGACCTGACTATAACCACCGAATCAGTACCCGGCAGTAGGTGGATCCTTCAAGGGCTGGAGGAGCTATGTGGGTGGGCTAGGATGAGATTTAAGCCCGAAAAATCAAGGTCGCTGGTTTTGAAGCGGGGCAAAGTTGTGGATAAGTTCCGCTTCAGTATTGGAGGGGCATCAATCCCAACTGTCTCAGAGAAACCAGTGAAGAGCCTGGGCAAGGAGTTTAACAGCAGCCTGAAGGATTCAGTATCCGTTCAGGGAACCTGTCAGGAGCTGGAAAGCTGGTTGAGAGCGGTGGACCGGTCTGGGCTTCCTGGTAAGTTCAAGGCTTGGATCTACCAGCACGGCATCCTGCCAAGGGTACTGTGGCCTCTGCTCGTTTACGAGGTGCCAATCTCAATCGTGGAGGGCTTAGAGAGGAAAGTCAGCAGCTTCCTCAGGAGGTGGCTGGGTCTGCCTAGGAGCCTTAGCAGCATTGCTCTCTACGGACGCAACACCAAGCTCCAATTGCCCCTGAGATCACTGGAAGAGGAGTTTAAGGTGACAAGGGCCAGAGAAGTAATGATGTACAGGGACTCCAGCGACCCTAAGGTGGCCCAGGCAGGGGTCAGAGTGAAAACCGGGAGGAAATGGGTAGCCGATGAAGCCGTATTACAGGCAGAGTCGCGGATACGGCACAGAGCTTTGATTGGAGCTGTAACCCGCGGTAGAGCTGGCCTGGGGACCTTTTCAACACCTCAGTATGAGAAAGTCAAGGGGAAGGAGAGACACAGACTGGTGCAGGAGGAAGTGAGGGCagaggtggaggagaggaggattaGCAGAGCTGTCGGTTTGAGGCAGCAGGGTGCCTGGACAAGGTGGGAGCAGGCCATGGACAGGAAAGTCACATGGTCTGAGCTGTGGCGGGCAGAGCCGCAGCGCATAAAGTTCCTTGTCCAGGCAGTGTACGACATCCTGCCCAGCCCATCAAACCTCTCCATCTGGGGCAAGACGGAGTCTCCCAACTGTCCGCAGTGCCCAGGCAGAGGAACATTGGAGCACATCCTGAGCTGCTGCCCAGTAGCTCTTGGGCAGGGGCGATACACCTGGCGCCACAACCAAGTCCTGAGACCCATTGCGGAAGCCATCAGCATGGGAATCAGCAGTAGCAAACGGTCCCACTCCACCACCCAGATGATCGCCTTTGTGAAGGCTGGCGAGCGCCTGGGGAAAACCACCGGAGCCAGAAACCCAGCAGGACTGCTGGCGACGGCGAAAGACTGGCAGCTGTCGGTTGACCTGGAGAAACAACTGAAGTTTCCCCAGCACATAGTCGCCACCACCCTGAGGCCAGACATCCTCCTGGTCTCAGAGGAGACAAAGAACATCCTCCTGATTGAGCTAACAGTTCCATGGGAGGACCGATTGGATGAGGCCCACGAGAGGAAAAGGACCAAGTATGAGGAGCTGGTCATAGACTGCCGCAAGCAGGGCTGGAAGGCAAAGTGCATGCCCATCGAGGTAGGCTGTAGGGGGTTTGCAGGCCAATCACTCTACAAGACCCTGAGCGCTCTGGGCATAACTGGGATGGAGAGAAGAAGGGCCATCAAGAAAATCATGGAGGAAGCAGAGAAAGCCTCCAGATGGCTCTGGATCAGGAGAAGTGACCCATGGAGTAGTAGCAAATGCCACCTGAACACAAGCCGGGTCTGATCAACCTAGGCTGGGTCGCCAAGGAGAGGGTGTATGATGTTGAAAGACCGGAAACACCCGAGGACCCTTGGTTACATCACTGACGATGTGTTCAGGAGCATCCTAGAGATGTATTTCATCAagtaagctatgcttatgatatacgtgttaaaatagtatatatctatcgttaaaaatctagtcccacaatgaaagtctacactaaagtgtacttgtagccacattattaatcagtatattttgaAGAGTGTTAAAattgaacaacttttttgtatttattatactatAAAAATACTACAAAAGTGCTATTTCAATTgtgcttaactgtactaaaatggaactatttaaacatactacttcatgtatttaagcccatattttaaatattcttacagtaaaattataatac
This genomic interval from Astyanax mexicanus isolate ESR-SI-001 chromosome 1, AstMex3_surface, whole genome shotgun sequence contains the following:
- the rhag gene encoding ammonium transporter Rh type A is translated as MPAYSTNMRLKFPILALILELVTILLYALFVVYDDGKSSGHDDKDNSSDPHHEKSNPVALYPMFQDVHVMIFIGFGFLMTFLKRYGFSSVGLNLLLAAFGLQWGLLLQNMWHMHDGKIMVSVGSMINADFSTATVLISFGAVLGKTSPVQLLIMTLLEITTFCINEHLAVTMLGASDIGASMTIHAFGAYFGLAVARVLYRPGLRNGHDNEGSVYHSDLFAMIGTVYLWMFWPSFNSAIAEPGAAQLRAIVNTYFSLAACTLAAYATSSLVEGKGKLDMVHIQNATLAGGVAVGTCADMAIGPFGAMVIGVCAGIISTLGFKFLSPILASSLGIQDTCGVHNLHGMPGILGGLAGILAALLGKKENVFPGTQAAALASSIGFALVGGAITGLILKLPFWGQPPDQNCFDDSIYWEVPEEEEEAGESLAHADHSKNKSEP